From the Trifolium pratense cultivar HEN17-A07 linkage group LG4, ARS_RC_1.1, whole genome shotgun sequence genome, the window gattttagaatttgaattcttaagtgtttctcATTCCCACTTGGTCAAGTTGAATAGTGAGATTGAGAATGTTTGATCTCCTTAGTTCCTTTCAGTCTAATTGGTTGTGACTTAACAATCCTTTCATAATAACTAGGTTTTTGGTGTAATAATTCGTCCAACAATATGAGATTGAATTGTTAGCTAGaatgttgaaattcaactttttaagtgtttatcatttcaattaggTCAAGTTGAATAAATTAATTGAGATGAATTGATTCCCTCACAGTtgagaaaattagttgagacttaacaCTCATTTCATATGAATTACGTTTCTtgagtcatagttaatctaactagttgatgTTGAACTGTTACATTGTCaacatttaaattcttaagtgttttacatttcaatttggtcaatttatttcTTTAGTTCTTATCAGTAGAATTGGTAGcaacttaataatttttttctgatAACTAGGTTTTTGATTCACAGGTAATCCAATTAGTTGACATAGAAATGTTATAttgctaaaaatttaaatgtcatgTGTCTCGTTCTAATTAGGtggtattgaattgtttgagaaaaaaattaaaatcaaacacgtaCAATACAACTGAAGTTGTCCTGTCAAGTACCTTAaattttagcagatcaaacgcacccttaatcataattggtaaaattaatctttttttttttttttaaagaatcacACACTACATGAAAACcttaattttctaataaaacttGTTGAGGGATTAAGTAAGAAAAGTCCTCAAACTTATTAGGGGGTTTCTATGGTAATGATCTAAtataatattcatttacctGATAGAGGTCTGGATAGggttcaatttgaaagcgacTCGCAGGTGTTGACTAAAGCTATTCGAACGAGGCGTAGTGGTAAAagaaaattgagagaaagataagtgctttgttttttttattagaattgtGAACACTGATTACAAGAGTTGGAAAAGAGATAAATATATAGAGAATAATGTGCAACAGCTCTGCATAATTATAGCTTGATGAATCCTAAAAAATAGAGAAGTTTCCTTTATTTGAGGAGATAAGAATACTGGTTAGTTGACTAATTTGAATTGCTGCAATTATAACCTTTAATCTCCAACAGCTCTCCATTGATTGTGCCATCAATATGAGATTTCACTTGCTGCAGTCTTGCCTTTTTCCTTCTCTGTATAGCAAGTATCATAACTGCTGTCTAAGGACAGCTGCATACTGCTAATACCCTCCCTCAAACGAGGCAGAGGTTGAAGGCAGAGTTTGGGCTGAAAATGTACGAGAGCAGACTTTGACACTGGTTTAGTGAAGAGGTCAGCAACTTGATCATTGGTGGGAATGTAGTGAGTGGCAAGAAGGCCTAGTGCAACTCGTTCGAAACATGGAATTATAAAGCCTAATCCTAAGTATGCCTTAATCACCACACCTAGTGCCGACATCCCACGTAATCCGCATAATATTCGTTCAGCTTTAGCTCATCCTGGATGGAAGGCAGCCATGGATGAAGAACTTGAGGCCTTACATAAGAATCAAACTTGGAAACTTGTTCCTCGCACCCCTAACCTACATGTTATTGGCTCTAAATGGGTCTTCAAATCAAAACTTAAACCAGATGGATCATTAGACCGCCTCAAAGCCCGCCTTGTAGCAAAAGGATATCACCAAGTAGATGGAGTGGACTATACCGAAACCTTCTCACCCGTAATTAAGCCGGGAACCATCCGATTAATCATGACTATAGCTCTTGTTCAGAAATGGTCCATTCGACAACTAGACGTTAAAAACGCTTTTCTACATGGTGTACTTTCTGAAAACATATACATGGAACAACCTCCCGGCATCGTTGATCTTCAATACCCTAACCATGTCTGCAAACTTCAAAAGGCTCTTTATGGTCTTAAACAAACGCCTAGGGCATGGTTTGATCGCTTTAGTTCTTTTCTTATTGATTATGGTTTTTTTTGTAGCTTGGCTGACccatctttatttattttgcattCCACTGTAGGATCTTTAATTCTTCTCCTTTATGTAGATGATATACTTCTCACGGGATCCACTACTTCTCTAGTTTCAGATTTCATTCAACTTTTGCAATCTGAATTTGCTATGAAGGATTTGGGACCTCTTCACCACTTCCTTGGAATTGAGATACTGCCGACAACCGATGGACTTCATCTATCCCAGACTCActatgctctgataccaaaaagaaaattgagagaaagataagtgctttgtttttttattagaattgtGAACACTGATTACAAGAGTTGGAAAAGAGATAAATATATAGAGAATAATGTGCAACAACTCTGCATAATTATAGCTTGATGAATCCTAAAAAATAGAGAAGTTTCCTTTATTTGAGGAGATAAGAATACTGGTTAGTTGACTAATTTGAATTGCTGCAATTATAACCTTTAATCTCCAACAGCTCTCCATTGATTGTGCCATCAATATGAGATTTCACTTGCTGCAGTCTTGCCTTTTTCCTTCTCTGTACAGCAAGTATCATAACTGCTGTCTAAGGACAGCTGCATACTGCTAATAGTGGTAATttggaatttagtttaattgttgctgatattatccaaattatgttatcgtgtataaactttgaagtgaagtttgttaggagacgagcgaatatggttgctcattCACTTGCTCGAGCGGCCAATTCTTGGGCTAGTTTtcgtagatttgagattattcccttatgtattgaacatttactaGTTAACGAAAGGcgttaagtttgtttgattaaacaataaaataatttgaaggaatatttttagtaaagggtaattttggtaaaaactctcaaatatctcaaatattgtacaaaaaaaatatttgagagtttctacaaaaaaaatatatatatttgagagagtttaaaaaaaaaaagtaccgcatatataatatttgagagagtttttaaaaaaatatataacatttgagatatttgagagtttctaccaaaattaccctttattaCAAATATTTCCCCACCTCCCCTTCCCTGCATCTACGTCGAACCAAACATACtctaaaggaaaatgctactccatccgatcctatatataagaaaacgtttattttttagattcattgtaaaattgatgtatctagataacattatagtctagatacatcaactttacattgaatttaaaaataaactttttcttatatataggatcggggggggggggggggggggtatttagtaagaattttttgatgcaagaaagagaagaatgatacccacaacctaaaacaaaaaaaattcaaccgccggaaattgaaaaacctcgaaattgcatatatgaaataaaaatatgaactttacgagaaattgaaagaaatgctTCAAAACGAGTGGtgctataagtataaaaaataatataaattgatgaaaagcaaaaaattatacatattaaaacccttttgtcaattttacaaaaaaaaaaaaccattttgaaatttttgtaaattaaaaacctcatctcatctaaaacatctcatctcatctctcttttttttttttttttttttttttacaaaacatctctttttattttgacaaaaggcaatttaaaaaatttctttaatttacattttcaaatttttgtaaattaaaagagtaatttaggaaatttctattgaaagaagtcttgaaatgatatgttaaattattattacatgtggaccaattaaaattatacaccttaacaatgtaccggtacacgtccacataaGATGTGTACCGGAGTGCTCACCAAAAAAGTTATTGaaatatgagaaaatatgtATACACcgtcaaccaatatcaaccatgttttccgtcacatcaccccactttcttaatACGACGTGAGTCTTGAAATAGTGAAACTATTAAAGATAGAAAACATACAATCTGAATCCATTTATCCTATCAGAAGTTGATAGTTGTGTCATCACAAATTATTCAGCTAATATTGTCTTGTATGCTTAGACTCTTCCAATGACACAtatgctatttattttttaaacaagcatatgctattttttttattaactctcTGGATCTCAAAGCAAAGAAACTCCCATAATTATTTTGATTCTCTTATATATCTCCTTTAGACTTTTTGCAATAACTTGGTATGCTGTTTTGAATAtgtgataagaaaatatttccATTTCTGAGaaaattttctacatttttcAATATTCTGTTTTTATTAATGTTTTTCAGTTTTCACAAGTGCAGAAAATCCAAGTtcttaaacataaaaatttTCCATTGTAAAattatgtgttttttatttgCATGTCAATTGTTCCATTCACCATAATTTACCAAACGTTTTAGAACACCACTTTTcaccgcaaaaaaaaaaaaaaaaaaacgaaacaCTATTTACTCCCTCTAACTTTcgaaaatgataaattataacaattagaggtgggaataggctaggccgagctaggctttgccaagcctgagcctggcctgtcaaaaaatcgaaggtctgagcctggcctgtggcctatcataggcttaaattctaggcctgagcctggccttttgaaagtctgatgtggcctgttagcctgtttaaaagcctatttcatatgaacatatttaaataaataattatatttattttgaaatatacttatgaactaataaaataatgttccatttgatattttagagaatttgactatatatgtcatcatatttcaattctagtttataataatacatttatatatgttaaaaactaatgtagattaataaacttaaattacttaaaaagttaatagatttataatttaatcaaagtataaattttaatatataaataataatcgtaataaaaatattattcatgttaacttaaataggccggcctagtaggcctcaaaggcttttttaatggcctgcggcctggcctttttagctaaataggcttataaaaaagcattggcctgctctatttaaagaaataggctggcctggcctgaacctatgtaggctaggccttaaggccatgtaggccggcctggcctgttcccacctctaataACAATATTTGCTCCTCTCCTAACGAACTAATCCACAAAGTTCAAACCAACTGAAATACTGAAAACAATAGAACCAAATTCCAACACATCCAGAAACTGTTACTACAAACTAAAAAGTGAGTTCAATTCCTCtgcctttttaaaaaatataaaaggatAATAATTTGCATCACATAATGAGGGATCAAAGTCCAGCAAATTTTTCAAGTGATCCCTCTTCTCCATGAGTCGAACACCGATAGTATATGTATTCCTCATACATGAATGACCTGTAACAGAGAGGGTGATTTTCATCATCCACCAATTCAGAGGGTGCCTTAATAACCATACTTTCCTTTGGCACTGCCATAAGAATAAATGTGATTCTCTCTTTGTCTCCTCCTCTAGTCACCACTCTGTGTTTGGCTGCTGGAAATATTCCATTGGTCCATGCCTATACATTAATAATTGTAATCATCATAACTAAATTAACTATAAAgttgaaagagaaaaaacaaatcaaacaaaaacttAGTATCTTCATTATACATAGGTGCAAATTACCTTCAACATGTCACCAACAAGTACTGCACAGCCATTTTTGGGAATATTTACATCAACCCAATTGCCTGTTTTGGATAGCACCTGCAGACCTTGGACGCCATTTTCGCATATGAGAGAAAAGGTGGCTTTGTCACAGTGAGGTGCCAAAGCAATCTCAGAATCCTTGTTGTCTTCAGGAAGTTTATACCTTGTCAATCGTGTATTAGAGTAGCTATTCAGCTGTTCAACATCCAAGTTGTATTGTTGTGGAAGGCCGAAACCCTCCACAACCATCTTCAGGATAAGCAAGCTTAGTTCCCGTACTTTTGAGGTCATGGAACTTAGTGCCTTACTGTATATTAGACAATTACTAAGGTAAACTTTATTTGATATAAATCAAAAGCTAATAGATACATATTTATGCATGTCATGATTGAAATCAATAATTTTGACCGTACATGTCTAGTAAGAGATAAGATCCATTGGCACCAGGTGTAATTGTTTTTCCTTACACTAAATCCCAGCCGTTAGCCCGTTACTACTCATTCATCCTATGGTTTAAATCATTtcatgaaaaaaaactaaaaatactACAAAAAAGAAGTCGCGCGTTTGCCATCCTCCATCGACAGAGATTATGGAACCACCATGAATCGTTCAGATTTTTGTAACTTAAATGATACTTATTTCAATTTAAAGCGCACCTTCAAATCTTTAGAATAAATATCATCAAACAAGATTGAGAAGAAATTTGACTCTAATTAAAGATATTGGTCGTCGTCTCTAAGTTTAGGGAATAACAATTACTTCTGGTCTGTAATTTTATCTACTGGATTTGTCTTTGATGGGATTTAGGGATTAACAAttgtttgaatttatttctttcGTTTCAGAAACAATCAAGCATCAATTAAAAAGGCGAGTCTGTGTTCACCGACAACAAGCCTTCACATAAATGGGATATATATGAtgcacaataataaaataaaaaacaattacttACCTAAAAGTTTGATTTCCTTGAGGCCACAAGAGGTCAACAAAGTCTTGACCAATTGTATCTGGCTTATGAGCATCATAAATACCAAAGCTATCAGCATGAGGAACTTCATCGCCCTTGTTAGTGTAGCCCCTATAAGCATTTGGGCTAAAGAACTTCTGCTTGGTCTCTTCAGGTAGATCAAACAATGATTTCAAGCCCGTGAACAAATCTTCACGTAATGGATTTGAGATTTCATCACACCTTACGAGTAAACAACCGTGATTCTCAAATGCTTCTCTCACTTTCTTGCACATTTCTTTCCTTCCTTCACTCTCTTCCATTAACATCATTCCACTACTCtttgaaaaatctaaaattgggATCTCACTCTCATTACCCATTTTCCtttcttctattttcttttgCACCATTTCAATATGTTGATTGTATTGTTCTCAAGAAAGGTtcacctatatatatataatgactAGAATCAGTTGCTCATATAATTACCTAGGTTTGACAAGAAGCAAATGCATAAAGACAAAAATATAGTATTTTGAACCCAAAAAAATGATAGATATATAGTATTTcgaaaggaaaaaagaaatcgtattaagaacaaaattgaaaccaaCTAAAGATAGTACAAAATCGAAACACAGCGAAACTGTTGAGTGACATATGCATACTAGACCAAGCCAGTAAAGCATATCCAATATaaccaaacaaataaaaataagacatAAACATCTCTTTGGTCCCTTAAATCGTTGaatttggtcccttaacttGTGTAAGTTCATGCAATTTAGCCCAATAACttcataaaaaatacaaaaaaaaaaaaaaaaatcacaaggCAGCAAATAACAGAGTGGATATAACAAGCATAACAGAACCTCAAAATATATAATCCTTTATGATTCAACAATCGAAGAGATTCAATCAAAAGGCATTGATAAGCATTGAACTTCGAAAAGACTAGAAAAATTGATTTCCGGTGGTTTATTATTGATGTAAATGTAAAGTGAAAGGGGAAGAAGTATAAGCGAGAGGAGAGTAACAACTATGATACCTGAAGTCTTTAAAACGAGTGACGATCGTAACCAAACTACGATCACGACGGCCTGAGATAGCCGATCACAATCAGAGACGGAACGGACACCCACTGAAGACAAGCAGGCACTTCACAAATTAGGGCTTTATGTTTCTAAACTTGTTTAATTCTTCATCAACACTCCAAttggttgagttttttttttttttttatatatagctAAAATAGATGTACCAATAATCCTATTTTAAtactaataatcaaaatatctATTTTTTCAATGGAGTCTAAAGACTATCGATACTCCTCTGAGCATTACGTTTTATGCACAATAAAAATTACTCTTTAAGCCCCTCAATCTATAAACATAGACGCCTTCTAGGGTGAGAGAGGCAAATAGATCTTCCACGGTAGGAATGGGAAAGCGAACTTATCCTATATTTGTTTGTAGCATATCTCTTCCACATTTTTTTGttagattaattatttaattaatcaattatggGTTGACAATAATCGATTattagaaattattattaatataaattatgatAGTGTTTACGTgagaatttggtaaacaaccgctattATGCCCAACAGGTATATTATATTAAGTACttaattattgatgaattatttgattggatTCTTGTTTATCAATGACCATGATAGGTTGAACCATTCAGCCAAGCCAGTGAAAGGTCTTTGCCATCGGCCGTTCAGTTATAAAAACGTTATCACATCAGACGTTCAACATAAGGTTAAAACTTGACTCTATGAAACACTAACGGCGATGCGGGTTATGCgaagttttaaattgcagttatGCAGTGTTACATGATCAATGTTGCTGCGTTGCCGATGTGATGTGGTTATAGTGACATTTAAAACCTTGACCTCTACAACCTTGGAATCCTTGTATTATGGCGATTGTGAACTGCAATTAAAAACTATATAGCTAATCGATTAGTCCGACACTATGCTTACCAattgaattttggtttatatGGTTGAAAATCTAGTTAGTCCCAAAACATCTAGTTCTTTTTGTTGAAGGTTAAACCTTACATATCATGTTATAGGTTTAAACTACAAATTTGTTATTCCATCTAGTTTAAACTAGTTTTTTTGCCCGAATGTAATGTTTCATAAGATTACAAAATGGTTCCTCTTGGAGATTATGTCTTGTGAATCCTCGCTGACAACAGAGCTACACCCAACTCTGTATATAAGCCAATGTTGAAATTGGTCCAATGGGGCTTATACCATTTCATGCATTCATTCACCATACTCTTATGTACTTGTCtatcactttatttatttttttggttacatctatcacttgatttttttgttttgaattggAATAGAGTCGAACTCAGAAGGGCAAATATGTATCAGTTCATTCATGTACTGTTGTCATCTGTGATGATTTATATTCTCAGGGAGT encodes:
- the LOC123920789 gene encoding probable 2-oxoglutarate-dependent dioxygenase AOP1, with the protein product MVQKKIEERKMGNESEIPILDFSKSSGMMLMEESEGRKEMCKKVREAFENHGCLLVRCDEISNPLREDLFTGLKSLFDLPEETKQKFFSPNAYRGYTNKGDEVPHADSFGIYDAHKPDTIGQDFVDLLWPQGNQTFSKALSSMTSKVRELSLLILKMVVEGFGLPQQYNLDVEQLNSYSNTRLTRYKLPEDNKDSEIALAPHCDKATFSLICENGVQGLQVLSKTGNWVDVNIPKNGCAVLVGDMLKAWTNGIFPAAKHRVVTRGGDKERITFILMAVPKESMVIKAPSELVDDENHPLCYRSFMYEEYIYYRCSTHGEEGSLEKFAGL